From the Burkholderia ubonensis genome, one window contains:
- a CDS encoding LrgB family protein: MHALLSRLSVDQVNAAISVGCFVLTVVLYFASKRLYAYRKTLLFSPLVFVPGVLVTLVALTGIPYSVYFRDTRWLMWLLGPATIAFAVPIYDYRDLIRRHWLSLSVGVVVGIAAGVCGSLLLAKLLHLSPELQRSLMTRSVSTPFALAVSDKIHAPKDLTALFVIATGICGMLLGEIVLALVPMRTRLARGALFGAAAHGVGTAKAREIGSEEGVVSSLTMMIAGVAMVLLAPLLTLLPI; encoded by the coding sequence ATGCATGCGCTGCTGTCGCGCCTGAGCGTCGACCAGGTGAACGCCGCGATCTCCGTCGGCTGCTTCGTGCTGACGGTCGTGCTGTACTTCGCGTCGAAGCGGCTCTATGCGTACCGGAAGACGCTGCTGTTCTCGCCGCTCGTGTTCGTGCCCGGCGTGCTGGTCACGCTCGTCGCGCTGACGGGCATCCCGTATTCGGTCTACTTCCGCGACACGCGCTGGCTGATGTGGCTGCTCGGCCCGGCGACGATCGCGTTCGCGGTGCCGATCTACGACTACCGCGACCTGATCCGCCGCCACTGGCTGTCGCTGTCGGTCGGCGTCGTGGTCGGCATCGCCGCCGGGGTCTGCGGGTCGCTGCTGCTCGCGAAGCTGCTGCACCTGTCGCCGGAGCTGCAGCGCTCGCTGATGACCCGCTCGGTGTCGACGCCGTTCGCGCTCGCCGTCTCCGACAAGATCCATGCGCCGAAGGACCTGACCGCGCTGTTCGTGATCGCGACCGGCATCTGCGGGATGCTGCTCGGCGAGATCGTGCTCGCGCTCGTGCCGATGCGCACGCGGCTCGCGCGCGGCGCGCTGTTCGGCGCGGCCGCGCACGGCGTGGGCACCGCGAAGGCGCGCGAGATCGGCAGCGAGGAAGGCGTCGTGTCGAGCCTGACGATGATGATCGCGGGCGTCGCGATGGTGCTGCTCGCGCCGCTGTTGACGCTGCTGCCGATCTGA